A stretch of DNA from Endozoicomonas sp. 8E:
GTATGGAGAAGCTTTACCGGTTTGTTGACCGCTACTGGTACAAGATGCTGTGTAGCCGATGCCGGAAAGGCAAGATTCCATGGGAAAAGTACCATAATCTCAAGCAGCTTCTGCCGTTACAGAAACCGAGGATAATGCTGCCTTTTATGGCAATGAAATCCATGGCTGTGCTGTGAGTCAAATATCGAAGAGCCCGGTGCGGGAAATCCGCACGCCGGGATCTGAGGGGGTTGGAGCTACAATTGGTAGCTCCTTCTACCCGGTGAGCAGAGTTGTGAGACTCTGCCCTATCCCGATTATGTTACAAAAACACAAACAAAGTCCTCTAAATGTCTTAATATGTCTATACATACAGCATTTCCTTGAATTCTCAAGGAGGGGAGGTTAGCTGTGTTTTATCCAAGTTCAATTCATCATCGATCCCTCTTGCTCGATTCAGTCTTACTTTACTCATTGGTTCAAGTGCAAAACACTGACGCATTGACTACTTTTTTTCAAACAACGTTTAGTGCTCAAGATAATAGCTATTCATTGATAGCTGAAGGAGAGGTCGCAACTGATATAAATAGCAGCCAAATTACTTTCAAACTATCTGATAACCCAATGCCTCTATTAGAAATGTGGAATCATCCCGAAAGGCTATCATTTACAAATAAACAGAGTTTATGTCATCAGGTAAGTTCTCCTTATTTGGGAGAAACCTCAGTTTTTGCATTATTAATTGATAACTGTTTACTTTCTGGTGTTCCGTTAAATTATGTGACATCAGAGCTAAAAGAAAATTCATTTATTTGGTTAGATATTCCAACCCTCAAACCAAGCGGTTCTAATAAAGGAATAACTCCTGTTTTTCGTATTACTAGATTTAGTAGCAATGAAAGTCAGTTAATACTCAAAGCTCAACCATTAAATTGTGATCAATGTCCGTACCGCCCGAAAAGTGGCCGGTCAAGTAATAAATGTTGTGGTGGCTGTGAAGATAGTAGTAAATCAATGATATTTGATCCCGATACAGATAGTCGGAGTTTATCCAGTACTAAAACCCGAGAGCACTTTTTCGAGCCTATAGAAATAAAATACATAACATCAACTAATGAAGTGCATTTTGATTTCAATACAACACAAGGCGTATTTACAACAAAATTATTCCAGCATCCCTATGAATCACCTATTTCAGAAGGTTTTCAACCTTTAGCTATACCTTTGGCTCTTTTACTGTCAGCAACTACTCTAGTCCAGTCAAGAACCAAAGAGTAGCAGCATTACACATATGAGCGGAAACTCTGTCAAGGGCAAATAACTACCCCTTGGCAACAGGAGCCAATAAAAAACTTGGCAAGAGAGAAAGCGGTCATTTAAGGACGTCTTTCAACACCACCGATATATGATCATGCCACTCCTGCAATCATCCACAGGAGTTCACTATGAGTAAAACAGCAAAACGACTGACTAAAGAACAGTGGCAAAACTTAATCTCTGAGCAGCGAAGCGGCAGTATGAACCAGTCCGAATTCTGCCGGTTCAAAGGGCTTTGCCTTGCCACCTTCTACAACTGGAAAAGCAAACTCAACACCCCTGAAACGACTCCCCAATGGGTAGAACTTCCCGTTGCTGGCCAGCCTGCCCCGCAGTAAACCTGGGACATTGAGCTGGAACTGCCCGGCAATATCATCCTAAGGATGCGTCAGTGATATGTTCTTCCCGGAATCCGGTGTCAGGGTGTCAAACATTACCGGAGAGCAGAAAAAGCAAATCCGGCAGGAAGAATCAAAACCATTGGTTGATGAGTTCTTCCTCTGGTGTCATCAGGAGCGGCAAAAGCCTGAACTCACCAAAACCAACCCGTTAAGCAAAGTATTGGCTTATGCAGAGAACCATAAAGGCCCTCTGGAAGTGTTTCTGGATGACCCTGATGTTCAGATGGACACCAACCATCTTGAGCGGTTACTCCGGTGCATCCCGATGGGCAGAAAGAACTGGTTGTTCTGCTGGACAGAGA
This window harbors:
- the tnpA gene encoding IS66 family insertion sequence element accessory protein TnpA yields the protein MSKTAKRLTKEQWQNLISEQRSGSMNQSEFCRFKGLCLATFYNWKSKLNTPETTPQWVELPVAGQPAPQ
- a CDS encoding IS66 family transposase, whose product is MFFPESGVRVSNITGEQKKQIRQEESKPLVDEFFLWCHQERQKPELTKTNPLSKVLAYAENHKGPLEVFLDDPDVQMDTNHLERLLRCIPMGRKNWLFCWTETDAEHVAIIQSLLVSCRLQDVDPCKYLVDVLQRVSLHPARQIDELIPRNWKERFGKNPLKAPLDK